GTTCCTGAGGCCGAAGAGGACCCGCTTCCTGAAACGGTTGTTGACATTATTGTCGGCAGCGACGATCATGAGACTTTGGCCGCAGCAGTGACTGCAGCAGATCTTGTTGAGACGTTGCAGGGTGAGGGGCCGTTCACGGTATTTGCACCCACCGATGCAGCCTTTGCTGCGCTGCCTGATGGCTTACTGGATGATTTACTGGCTGATCCCAGTGGTGATCTTACCGACATTCTTCTTTACCATGTTGTTGGGGCTAAGGCTATGTCAACTGATCTTAGCGATGGCCAGGAGATTACGACAGTCTTCGGAGCCGACATCGTTGTTACGATCAACCAGGACGGTGTCTTTATCAACGATGCCCAGGTGACGGTAGCTGACCTTGAGGCTCAGAACGGTGTTGTACATGTTATTGATGCAGTACTTGTTCCTGAAGTAACCAGTGCTGAGCGTATTATTGAGTTCAGGCAAATGGATGCAACGATCTATCCGAATCCTGCCAGGGAATATGTAAATATTAGTTTCCAGCTGAATGATATGCAGAATGTTACAATGGAAATTTACTCCATTACCGGAGAAAAGATTTCCGATACAAACCTGGGTATGCTGCCTGCCGGTGACAATACCATCAGCAAATCAGTTTCCGACTTCCGTACCGGGTCTTATATTGTAAGGCTCAGAGCTAATACAGAGAGTGTGGTGCTGAGGCTGCAGGTTGTTAACTAAGTAACTGGAATGTCCTAACTTTTAAAGGGAGGCTGCCTGTGAGGGGCAACCTCCCTTTTTATCTGATAAGCATGATCGATTACTTCGAGGGCAAGTCTAAACGGACACCGCAGTGTAAATAACAAAGTTTTTTTACCTTTGACCTGATTACAGGATTTTATGAACAAATAACCGAACAGGGTAATGTCTTTTTTTCTCGATAACCAGGATTCTGATAAGTTTATTGTGATTGGTGACCGGGTGCTGCTTAAACCAAAGAGTCCTCAGCAGAAAACCAGGTCAGGGCTTTTTCTTCCCCCGGGGTTTGAAGATAAGCAGAAGGTCGGATGCGGCTATGTGATCAAGTCCGGTCCGGGTTACCCTATCCCATCCTTACCGGAGATACAGGAGCCCTGGAAGAAAAGTGAAGAAAAGCAGAACTATTTTCCGCTCCAGGTAAAACCTGGTGATCTTGCGGTTTTCCTGCAGGAGAGTTCATATCTGATTGAGTTCAATAAGGAAAAGTATGTTATAGTACCTCATTCTGGTATTCTCATGCTGATAAGAGACGAGGATCTCCTTGAATAATAAATGGATTTGCCGGCAGTAATATGCCCGGATGACAATATTTGGTCTTTTATGAAGATAGCTTCAGTGCATACAGGCGGTAAGGGACAGGCCGCCATTATTTATCCGGAAGGCGCATTGACTGTATCGGCAATAACAGCCCATACCGGGTCAAGCTGGAAAACTAATCTTTTGCAGATTATTAAAAGTGGCCAGCTTGATGATATTGTTAGCTGGTTTATAAAGGATAAGGGTAAAACGGCTGCCAGGCTGCACGATAAGATCATTCCTTTTGCAGATATCAGGTACCTTCCATTATACAGGAAACCATCAAAGATCATAGGAGTAGGACTGAATTACCCTGACCATATTGTTAACCTTTCAGAGAAGCAGCCGGAGCATTTTCCCGGGACCTTCATGAAGCCGGATACGTCAGTAATTGGTTACGGAGATACTATCAGCATCCCGGGGATGTCGGACCGGACAACTGCCGAAGCCGAAC
This genomic stretch from Marinilabiliales bacterium harbors:
- a CDS encoding T9SS C-terminal target domain-containing protein; the protein is VPEAEEDPLPETVVDIIVGSDDHETLAAAVTAADLVETLQGEGPFTVFAPTDAAFAALPDGLLDDLLADPSGDLTDILLYHVVGAKAMSTDLSDGQEITTVFGADIVVTINQDGVFINDAQVTVADLEAQNGVVHVIDAVLVPEVTSAERIIEFRQMDATIYPNPAREYVNISFQLNDMQNVTMEIYSITGEKISDTNLGMLPAGDNTISKSVSDFRTGSYIVRLRANTESVVLRLQVVN
- a CDS encoding co-chaperone GroES; the encoded protein is MSFFLDNQDSDKFIVIGDRVLLKPKSPQQKTRSGLFLPPGFEDKQKVGCGYVIKSGPGYPIPSLPEIQEPWKKSEEKQNYFPLQVKPGDLAVFLQESSYLIEFNKEKYVIVPHSGILMLIRDEDLLE